One window of Chryseobacterium sp. JJR-5R genomic DNA carries:
- the serS gene encoding serine--tRNA ligase encodes MLQVNFLRDNKERVLEGLKKRQFRNLELVDEAIATDDDRKKIQFELDSQLSESNKISKEIGLLMKEGKKEEAEAAKSKTAQLKESTSQLKSQLDTREKDLLTILYQLPNIPYELVKSGASAEDNETIYQSHDVEGLGEGAIPHWELAKKYNLIDFELGVKIAGAGFPVYLGKGARLQRALVQYFLDKNVEKGYMEVNPPHVINEASGYGTGQLPDKEGQMYEIANNTTAETLFLIPTAEVPVTNLYRDVLFEEKELPIKNTAFSQCYRREAGSYGAHVRGLNRLHQFEKVEIVRIEKPENSYAVLEEMVEHIKEILTDLELPYRVLRLCGGDTGFASAMTYDFEVWSAAQEMWLEVSSVSNFETFQANRLKCRYKADGKSQLVHTLNGSAMALPRIMAALLENNQTAEGIKLPKKIAEYTRFDVIN; translated from the coding sequence ATGTTACAAGTCAATTTTTTGCGCGACAACAAAGAGCGCGTTTTAGAAGGTCTTAAAAAAAGACAGTTCAGGAATCTTGAGTTGGTAGATGAGGCTATTGCTACTGACGATGACAGAAAAAAAATTCAGTTTGAACTGGATTCCCAGCTTTCCGAGAGCAATAAAATTTCCAAGGAAATCGGGCTTTTGATGAAAGAAGGGAAAAAAGAAGAAGCTGAAGCCGCAAAATCTAAAACCGCACAGCTTAAAGAATCGACATCACAATTGAAATCTCAGTTGGATACAAGAGAAAAAGATCTACTCACTATTTTATATCAGCTCCCGAACATTCCGTACGAACTGGTAAAAAGCGGGGCTTCTGCAGAAGACAATGAGACCATTTATCAGTCTCATGATGTGGAAGGGCTTGGTGAAGGTGCGATCCCTCACTGGGAACTGGCGAAAAAATACAACCTGATTGATTTTGAACTGGGTGTAAAGATTGCAGGTGCCGGTTTCCCCGTTTATCTTGGAAAAGGAGCAAGACTGCAGAGGGCTTTGGTTCAGTATTTCCTGGATAAAAATGTAGAGAAAGGCTATATGGAAGTGAATCCTCCTCACGTAATCAATGAAGCTTCCGGATATGGAACGGGGCAGCTTCCGGATAAAGAAGGGCAAATGTATGAAATTGCCAATAATACAACTGCTGAGACTCTTTTTCTGATCCCGACAGCAGAGGTTCCGGTAACCAATCTTTACCGTGATGTTCTGTTTGAAGAAAAAGAGCTTCCGATAAAAAACACAGCTTTCTCTCAATGCTACAGAAGGGAAGCGGGGAGTTATGGAGCCCATGTAAGAGGACTGAACCGTCTCCATCAGTTTGAGAAAGTAGAGATCGTACGGATTGAAAAACCTGAAAATTCTTATGCGGTCCTGGAAGAAATGGTAGAGCATATTAAAGAAATATTAACTGACCTTGAGCTTCCTTACAGGGTGTTAAGGCTTTGTGGTGGCGATACCGGTTTTGCTTCTGCCATGACTTATGATTTCGAGGTGTGGAGCGCCGCCCAGGAAATGTGGCTGGAAGTAAGTTCTGTTTCTAATTTTGAAACATTCCAGGCCAACAGGCTGAAGTGCCGTTACAAAGCAGACGGAAAATCCCAGCTCGTCCATACGCTGAACGGTTCTGCGATGGCACTGCCAAGAATTATGGCGGCATTGCTGGAGAACAACCAGACTGCGGAAGGTATTAAACTTCCAAAGAAGATTGCTGAATATACAAGATTTGATGTGATCAATTAA
- a CDS encoding polysaccharide biosynthesis C-terminal domain-containing protein, which translates to MKQKTILKTLVSRFLILILNFGLVVYSANRWGSEGKGIISIVIADLTIISFFANIFVGSSMSYFASKYKTEEILPFAYLWSVAMGISVPLIFSFNHASEYSRYLMALSVLSSLLAANVNLFVGQQNMKMFNLYTVLQQVIHIVFIIIIVYAVKITSVNAYFMAQICCFGILFLMSTFQVLKYCNLKQISFSGKTVGRLFNYGWKIQLSTFLQFLNNRLSFYFLEYFRGIISVGIFSVGIAFSEAIWTVSRSLSVVLYADVLNNKNSDEAIEKTKVSLRVSFLVTLLFITIMLMIPAKLYSLVFGKDFSQTKEIVLYLSPGILAIAVSNIIGYYFAGINKLRILNVKSVIGLVFTVISSVFVIPKWGIRGACIITSASYCLSSALLFWRFYQITEFHIHDFILSRVEMNLLLKKFLRR; encoded by the coding sequence ATGAAGCAGAAGACGATTTTGAAAACGCTTGTTTCCCGGTTTCTGATTTTAATATTAAATTTCGGGCTGGTTGTTTACTCCGCCAATAGGTGGGGTAGTGAAGGGAAGGGCATCATTTCCATTGTTATTGCAGACCTTACCATCATCAGTTTTTTCGCCAATATTTTTGTAGGAAGCAGCATGAGTTATTTTGCTTCAAAATACAAAACGGAAGAAATCCTCCCTTTTGCCTATCTGTGGTCAGTTGCCATGGGAATTTCAGTGCCTCTAATTTTCAGCTTTAATCATGCTTCGGAATATTCCAGGTACCTGATGGCTCTCTCCGTTTTATCTTCGCTCCTCGCCGCCAACGTTAATTTATTTGTCGGGCAGCAGAATATGAAAATGTTTAATCTTTATACTGTTTTACAACAGGTTATCCACATTGTATTTATCATCATCATCGTGTATGCTGTTAAGATCACTTCTGTTAATGCCTATTTTATGGCTCAGATCTGCTGCTTCGGGATTTTATTTCTTATGAGCACTTTTCAGGTCCTTAAATATTGTAATTTAAAGCAGATTTCATTTTCCGGAAAAACAGTAGGCAGGTTATTTAATTACGGCTGGAAAATCCAGCTGAGTACTTTTTTACAATTTTTGAATAACAGGCTGTCCTTTTATTTTCTGGAATATTTCAGAGGAATTATAAGTGTCGGTATTTTTTCCGTAGGCATTGCCTTTTCCGAAGCGATCTGGACGGTAAGCCGAAGCCTTTCCGTAGTGCTGTATGCGGATGTCCTCAATAATAAAAATTCTGATGAAGCTATTGAAAAAACCAAAGTTTCATTACGGGTAAGCTTTTTAGTTACTTTGTTATTTATTACAATAATGCTGATGATTCCTGCAAAGCTTTATTCCCTGGTTTTCGGGAAGGATTTCAGCCAGACTAAAGAGATTGTCCTGTATCTTTCACCCGGAATTTTAGCCATTGCCGTAAGCAATATCATCGGGTATTATTTTGCCGGAATCAATAAGCTGAGGATTTTAAATGTAAAGTCGGTCATCGGGCTTGTTTTTACGGTTATTTCTTCAGTTTTTGTCATTCCCAAATGGGGAATCCGTGGTGCATGTATAATTACTTCGGCGTCATATTGCCTTTCATCTGCTTTGCTGTTCTGGAGGTTTTATCAGATTACGGAATTCCATATCCATGATTTTATACTCTCCAGGGTTGAAATGAACCTTTTACTGAAAAAGTTTCTGAGAAGATAA
- a CDS encoding glycosyltransferase encodes MSKILFLTTAHRYDDDRIFYHQAKALQDQGHQVKISSLSSEFQGIAGGIQIESCSVLDKNTEEKKAVFRKIIDEFQPDCIICSEPLAVISTRKIRKSKKVSVIYDITEWYPSMRMVEHFKFPFNAVHAVKFFLIQLYAGFLSTHYIFGEDTKKFPLAYFFPFKKSMVLPYYPDDIYIHRNRKKPETNKITLGYTGQFSEEKGIGNFFAAVDRVRKKRPELEVCVLLIGGARKEKDRTYFAELVSKYQFEHMTIRKSASFETFTEAYADADICFDLRALNFENHHCLPIKIFYYAASAKPVIYTDLKAIRLHLDVSKFGYLVNPQDAEAIAGLVLDYIDNPDLYALHAQNARREYDTKYNWNAIRQSFVNFVRNSTVPG; translated from the coding sequence ATGTCTAAAATTCTGTTTCTAACAACTGCCCACCGATACGATGATGACCGGATTTTCTATCATCAGGCAAAAGCCTTACAGGATCAGGGCCATCAGGTTAAAATAAGCAGTCTTTCCTCAGAATTCCAAGGTATTGCTGGAGGAATTCAGATTGAGTCCTGTTCAGTTTTAGATAAAAATACAGAAGAAAAAAAAGCGGTTTTTCGAAAAATCATTGATGAATTTCAGCCGGACTGTATTATCTGCTCCGAGCCGTTAGCCGTTATTTCCACACGGAAGATCAGGAAAAGCAAAAAGGTAAGCGTTATTTATGATATAACCGAATGGTACCCTTCCATGAGGATGGTAGAACATTTTAAATTTCCCTTTAACGCTGTTCATGCAGTGAAATTTTTTCTGATTCAACTGTATGCAGGCTTTTTAAGTACCCATTATATTTTCGGTGAAGACACGAAAAAATTTCCGCTGGCCTACTTTTTCCCATTCAAGAAATCGATGGTTTTGCCGTATTACCCGGATGATATTTATATCCATCGAAACCGTAAAAAACCGGAAACAAATAAAATCACTTTAGGTTATACAGGTCAGTTTTCCGAAGAAAAAGGAATCGGTAATTTTTTTGCGGCGGTTGACAGGGTTAGGAAGAAAAGGCCTGAGCTTGAGGTCTGCGTTCTTTTGATCGGAGGAGCGAGAAAAGAAAAAGACAGGACGTATTTTGCTGAATTGGTTTCTAAGTATCAGTTTGAACATATGACCATCAGAAAATCTGCCTCCTTTGAAACTTTTACGGAAGCTTATGCCGATGCTGATATCTGTTTTGATTTAAGGGCATTGAATTTTGAAAACCACCACTGTCTCCCGATTAAGATATTTTATTATGCAGCTTCCGCAAAACCCGTAATTTATACAGATCTGAAAGCGATAAGGCTACATCTGGATGTTTCAAAATTCGGATATCTTGTTAATCCCCAAGATGCCGAAGCCATTGCCGGCCTGGTCCTGGATTATATAGATAATCCTGATCTGTATGCACTTCATGCGCAGAATGCCAGAAGAGAATATGATACAAAATATAACTGGAATGCTATCAGGCAATCATTTGTAAACTTCGTAAGAAATTCAACAGTTCCGGGATGA
- a CDS encoding (Fe-S)-binding protein: MDFNIKTMAEYAAEGKAPEVLFWVGCAGSFDDRAKKITKAFCKILNKIGVEFAVLGQEESCTGDPAKRAGNEFVFQMMALTNIEVLNAYEVKKIVTACPHCFNTLKNEYPSLGGHYEVLHHTQFLKNLMEEGRLKIEGGAFRGKKITFHDPCYLGRANNEYEAPRMLLEKLDAELVEMKRCKTNGLCCGAGGAQMFKEPEKGDKDVNIERTEEALSFEPKVIATGCPFCNTMLTDGVKHFNKNSEVAVKDIVELLAEAEDL; this comes from the coding sequence ATGGATTTCAATATAAAAACCATGGCAGAATACGCTGCCGAAGGAAAGGCCCCGGAAGTTTTATTCTGGGTGGGCTGTGCCGGAAGTTTCGATGACCGTGCTAAAAAGATTACGAAAGCATTTTGCAAAATACTGAATAAAATCGGGGTTGAATTTGCTGTTTTAGGACAGGAAGAAAGCTGTACGGGAGATCCTGCGAAACGTGCCGGAAATGAATTTGTATTTCAGATGATGGCTTTAACAAACATTGAAGTGCTGAATGCATATGAAGTTAAAAAAATCGTTACGGCCTGCCCACACTGTTTTAATACCCTGAAAAATGAATATCCGAGCCTGGGAGGACATTATGAGGTGCTCCACCATACCCAGTTTCTCAAGAATCTGATGGAAGAAGGCCGCCTGAAAATTGAGGGAGGTGCCTTCAGAGGTAAGAAGATTACTTTTCATGATCCATGCTATCTGGGAAGAGCAAACAATGAATATGAAGCACCGCGGATGCTGCTCGAAAAGCTTGATGCCGAGCTGGTGGAAATGAAGCGTTGCAAAACCAATGGCCTCTGCTGTGGTGCCGGTGGTGCACAGATGTTCAAAGAACCGGAAAAAGGTGATAAGGATGTAAATATTGAAAGAACAGAAGAAGCGCTATCTTTTGAGCCTAAAGTAATTGCAACAGGCTGTCCGTTCTGTAATACGATGTTAACAGACGGAGTAAAACATTTTAATAAAAATTCAGAAGTTGCCGTAAAAGATATCGTTGAGCTTTTGGCAGAAGCAGAAGATTTATAG
- a CDS encoding (Fe-S)-binding protein, with protein MQYISTIIFLVLLVAGFGLFAKSLQKIYRNIRLGREIDRTDRKGERWETMARVAMGQSKMVKRPIAGVLHLFVYVGFIIINIELIEIIIDGIFGTHRFLFSIFGSGSYGFFTATLEVLALLVIIGVVLFFIRRNFYGVKRLTMKELFGWPKQDANWILIIEFALMMAFFTMNASDSILQMRGAEGFHQAGSFPISQMIFVPFLEIFSFDNGFLIFTERAAWWFHFVGILFFMNYLYYSKHLHIILAFPSTWFANLEKKGKFNNLESVTKEIKLMMDPNADPYAAPAEGEAEAPSKFGAEDVFDLNQVQLLNAYSCTECGRCTAVCPANITGKKLSPRLILMKTRDRLEEVGRNIDKNNGKFEDDGKKLLNDYITKEELWACTTCNACTEACPVLLDPLSIIFDMRRFLVMEQSAAPQELNLMMTNVENNAAPWQYNQADRLKWAND; from the coding sequence ATGCAATATATCAGTACTATTATTTTTCTTGTTTTATTGGTGGCAGGTTTTGGGCTGTTTGCAAAAAGCCTGCAGAAAATCTACAGAAATATCAGGCTGGGCCGTGAAATTGACCGGACTGACAGAAAAGGAGAACGCTGGGAAACCATGGCCAGAGTGGCGATGGGCCAGAGCAAAATGGTCAAACGCCCGATTGCCGGAGTTTTGCACCTTTTTGTATATGTAGGCTTTATTATCATCAATATTGAACTTATTGAAATTATTATTGACGGGATTTTCGGAACCCACAGGTTTCTTTTCTCCATATTCGGAAGTGGTTCTTACGGTTTCTTTACAGCTACGTTAGAGGTTTTAGCATTGCTGGTGATTATCGGAGTGGTGCTGTTTTTTATCCGAAGGAATTTTTACGGGGTAAAAAGATTAACCATGAAAGAACTGTTCGGATGGCCGAAACAGGATGCCAACTGGATCCTGATTATCGAGTTTGCCTTGATGATGGCCTTCTTTACCATGAACGCTTCAGATTCTATTTTACAGATGAGAGGTGCAGAAGGTTTTCACCAGGCGGGATCTTTTCCTATAAGCCAGATGATCTTCGTCCCGTTTTTGGAAATTTTCAGCTTTGATAACGGATTTCTGATTTTTACAGAACGGGCTGCATGGTGGTTTCACTTTGTAGGAATCCTTTTCTTTATGAATTATCTTTACTATTCTAAACACCTACATATTATACTGGCTTTTCCAAGCACATGGTTTGCAAACCTGGAGAAGAAAGGGAAGTTCAATAACCTGGAATCTGTCACTAAGGAAATCAAACTGATGATGGATCCGAATGCGGATCCTTATGCAGCTCCTGCAGAAGGTGAGGCGGAAGCGCCTTCAAAATTCGGTGCGGAAGATGTATTTGACCTTAATCAGGTTCAGCTGCTGAATGCCTATTCATGTACGGAATGCGGCCGTTGTACAGCGGTGTGTCCGGCTAATATTACCGGGAAAAAACTTTCTCCCAGATTGATCTTAATGAAAACCAGGGACCGTCTGGAAGAAGTGGGAAGGAATATCGATAAAAACAACGGTAAATTCGAAGACGACGGCAAAAAACTCCTTAACGATTATATTACCAAAGAAGAGCTTTGGGCATGTACCACATGTAATGCCTGTACAGAGGCCTGTCCTGTACTGTTAGATCCGCTTTCAATTATTTTTGATATGAGAAGATTCCTGGTCATGGAACAGTCTGCTGCACCGCAGGAACTGAATCTGATGATGACGAATGTTGAAAACAATGCGGCTCCTTGGCAGTACAACCAGGCAGATCGACTGAAATGGGCAAATGACTAA
- a CDS encoding MlaD family protein yields MKFSKELKAGVIALLAIVGFVVLFQFMKGRSLFTTDNIFYAQYENVEGLAQSSPVSINGLKVGQVDKIIPHTSKDGKIDFLVKITVDNNFEFSKNSTLEIFEPGLMSGKEMRINLMYGGVTAKDGDTLKGAFKLGTLGSLSSQVGPVKDQLQTVLYRVDSLMSSANQVVNAQNREEIRLLLSNLNKTVGALQTTAGNINSLVGHNDPKLQKVLDNASLTMQSGKVTLDKYGTLAESIDTQKLNATIANLDNTVGKLNQVISGIDNGQGSLGKIMKDDQLYNNLNAASTNLNTLLEDVKANPKRYVNFSVFGKNSKE; encoded by the coding sequence GTGAAGTTCAGTAAAGAATTAAAAGCTGGTGTAATCGCACTTTTAGCCATTGTAGGCTTTGTGGTGCTGTTTCAGTTCATGAAAGGCAGAAGCCTTTTTACTACCGATAATATATTTTATGCCCAATATGAAAACGTTGAAGGACTCGCGCAGTCTTCTCCCGTTTCCATTAACGGTCTGAAGGTTGGGCAGGTTGATAAAATTATTCCCCATACATCCAAAGACGGAAAAATCGATTTTCTTGTAAAAATAACAGTTGACAATAATTTTGAATTTTCAAAAAATTCAACACTGGAAATTTTTGAGCCGGGACTGATGTCCGGGAAAGAAATGAGGATTAATCTAATGTATGGAGGTGTAACGGCAAAGGATGGCGATACCTTAAAAGGAGCTTTTAAACTTGGTACTTTAGGAAGCCTTTCTTCTCAGGTAGGTCCGGTAAAAGATCAGTTGCAGACCGTTTTATATCGTGTTGATTCTTTAATGTCAAGTGCTAACCAGGTAGTGAATGCCCAGAACAGAGAAGAGATAAGATTGCTGCTGTCCAACCTTAATAAAACGGTAGGCGCCTTACAAACTACTGCAGGAAATATCAATTCACTGGTAGGTCACAATGATCCTAAGCTTCAGAAAGTGCTTGATAATGCCAGCCTTACCATGCAGAGCGGTAAAGTTACCTTAGACAAATACGGTACCCTTGCAGAAAGCATCGATACCCAAAAACTGAATGCTACCATTGCCAACCTTGACAATACAGTAGGAAAGCTGAACCAGGTAATTTCCGGGATTGATAACGGCCAGGGAAGTTTAGGTAAAATCATGAAAGACGATCAGCTTTACAATAACCTGAATGCAGCATCTACCAACCTGAATACCCTGCTTGAAGATGTGAAAGCGAATCCTAAGCGATACGTGAATTTCTCGGTCTTCGGCAAGAATTCTAAAGAATAA
- a CDS encoding peptidylprolyl isomerase has product MAILGQIRSRPWLLMGVIALALLAFLVNPESIDKVFGKNPDVLGKVNGEKITREEFNDQLFVLQQQADQQGQPKTGLEEQAWQLLVQSKLIKQQFEKMGFEMTEDYFWNQLQYDQMFAQQKQFFDEKGNFKTQELKKQIEEMKAASPEGYNQWLKTRKSIEYRLMARQVFANISIGITTGKKEAEELMKQRDQLADIDFVKIDYAAYLQKNNIKITTEDLANYIKQHPVMFKAEASRNLGVVYFPSQPSAADDAAAQKEINKLFSGGTDASGGTENFQNTKNDSMFVMANSDMPFNAQYMSPAQLPQTIQAQVPSAAVGQVFGPYKEQNFYVVSKLLDKKTSDSTLSRHILIAFKGSPAGEGVTRSKEAAKKLADSIGAAVKADPAKFTEFLKLSNDPSSAAQGGSLGWTTPETPFVPEFLTYLANNPKGATGVVETQFGYHIINIEDKKAGAMSYKVANLVKAVKPSDATEAETDKKARRFIQQVQGKSFNDFVNIAKKGNYQFSNPKQAKRFDGQLQGLGTEKDGEILAWAFDKKREKGDTEFFTVEGTGDKIVVYLNGKQEKGSADPESVRDQIEIVVKNKLAAKQIAEKIGKAGSLDQIAKQFGTTKQSAQVNLLNPSVAGAMEPKVAGAAFGVQKGKLSNPVEGGTGVYVLIKKNETVNKQPGDLKQFTESVTQRNGGMFGQAWLKSLQDNSDIDDYRIEIWNKAGAQQQ; this is encoded by the coding sequence ATGGCAATTTTAGGACAAATTAGGAGTAGGCCTTGGCTTTTGATGGGAGTAATTGCACTGGCGCTTTTGGCGTTCCTTGTAAACCCCGAAAGTATCGATAAGGTTTTTGGTAAAAATCCTGATGTTTTAGGAAAAGTGAATGGTGAGAAAATTACCCGTGAGGAGTTTAATGACCAGCTTTTCGTATTACAGCAACAGGCAGACCAGCAGGGTCAGCCGAAAACAGGTCTTGAAGAACAGGCCTGGCAGTTGCTTGTGCAGTCTAAACTGATCAAGCAGCAATTTGAAAAAATGGGCTTCGAAATGACGGAGGATTATTTCTGGAATCAGCTTCAGTATGATCAGATGTTTGCTCAGCAGAAGCAGTTTTTCGACGAAAAAGGCAATTTCAAAACTCAGGAGCTTAAAAAACAGATAGAGGAAATGAAGGCAGCTTCGCCGGAAGGGTACAACCAATGGCTGAAAACCAGAAAATCAATCGAATACAGATTGATGGCAAGACAGGTATTTGCCAATATTTCTATAGGGATTACTACCGGTAAAAAAGAAGCTGAAGAATTAATGAAGCAGAGAGATCAGTTAGCGGATATCGACTTCGTGAAAATTGATTATGCAGCTTACCTTCAGAAAAATAATATCAAAATAACCACTGAAGATCTGGCAAACTATATCAAGCAGCACCCGGTAATGTTCAAAGCGGAAGCAAGCAGAAATCTTGGGGTGGTTTATTTCCCTTCTCAGCCAAGTGCAGCAGATGATGCAGCAGCTCAGAAAGAAATCAATAAACTATTTTCAGGAGGAACTGATGCCAGCGGCGGGACAGAAAATTTCCAGAATACCAAAAACGACTCTATGTTCGTAATGGCCAATTCTGATATGCCTTTCAACGCACAGTATATGAGTCCGGCCCAATTGCCGCAGACCATTCAGGCGCAGGTTCCATCTGCTGCTGTCGGACAGGTTTTCGGGCCTTACAAAGAGCAGAACTTCTATGTGGTTTCTAAGCTTCTGGATAAAAAAACCTCAGATTCTACATTGTCAAGACATATTCTGATTGCCTTTAAAGGAAGCCCTGCAGGAGAAGGGGTTACAAGATCTAAAGAAGCCGCCAAAAAACTTGCGGATTCCATTGGAGCTGCTGTAAAAGCCGATCCTGCTAAGTTCACGGAATTCCTTAAGCTGTCAAACGACCCAAGTTCTGCTGCACAAGGCGGAAGCTTAGGCTGGACAACCCCGGAAACACCTTTTGTTCCTGAATTTTTAACTTACCTGGCAAACAATCCTAAAGGAGCAACAGGAGTAGTGGAAACTCAGTTCGGTTACCACATCATCAATATTGAAGATAAAAAAGCCGGAGCCATGAGCTACAAGGTGGCTAACCTTGTAAAAGCAGTGAAGCCGTCTGATGCAACGGAAGCCGAAACAGATAAAAAAGCAAGACGTTTTATCCAGCAGGTGCAGGGGAAATCTTTCAATGATTTCGTGAATATTGCCAAAAAAGGAAACTATCAGTTCTCCAATCCTAAGCAGGCGAAGAGATTCGACGGTCAGCTTCAGGGGTTAGGAACAGAAAAAGACGGGGAAATCTTAGCCTGGGCTTTTGATAAGAAAAGAGAAAAAGGAGATACCGAATTCTTTACGGTGGAAGGCACAGGAGATAAAATTGTAGTATACCTGAATGGGAAGCAGGAGAAAGGAAGTGCAGATCCTGAATCAGTAAGAGATCAGATCGAAATTGTGGTTAAGAATAAACTTGCTGCAAAACAGATTGCCGAGAAAATCGGGAAAGCAGGCAGCCTTGATCAGATTGCCAAGCAGTTCGGGACAACCAAACAGTCGGCACAGGTTAACTTGTTGAATCCTTCAGTGGCCGGTGCTATGGAGCCTAAAGTTGCAGGTGCAGCATTCGGGGTTCAGAAAGGGAAGCTTTCCAATCCTGTTGAAGGCGGGACTGGTGTTTATGTACTCATCAAGAAGAATGAAACCGTAAACAAGCAGCCTGGAGATCTTAAGCAGTTTACAGAATCTGTTACCCAGAGAAACGGAGGAATGTTCGGACAGGCCTGGTTGAAGAGCCTGCAGGACAATTCTGATATTGATGACTACAGAATTGAGATCTGGAATAAAGCAGGTGCTCAGCAACAATAA